From one Cyanobacterium stanieri PCC 7202 genomic stretch:
- a CDS encoding copper-translocating P-type ATPase (PFAM: E1-E2 ATPase; Heavy-metal-associated domain; haloacid dehalogenase-like hydrolase~TIGRFAM: copper-(or silver)-translocating P-type ATPase; heavy metal translocating P-type ATPase; ATPase, P-type (transporting), HAD superfamily, subfamily IC~COGs: COG2217 Cation transport ATPase~InterProIPR018303:IPR017969:IPR006121:IPR008250:IPR 005834:IPR006403:IPR006416:IPR001757:IPR001756~KEGG: cyc:PCC7424_3161 copper-translocating P-type ATPase~PFAM: E1-E2 ATPase-associated domain protein; Heavy metal transport/detoxification protein; Haloacid dehalogenase domain protein hydrolase~SPTR: Copper-translocating P-type ATPase;~TIGRFAM: copper-translocating P-type ATPase; heavy metal translocating P-type ATPase; ATPase, P-type (transporting), HAD superfamily, subfamily IC) translates to MITVPQTKTSEEKAKSLDTLTLDVQGMKCAGCVKAVERQINQYPGVISSTVNLITAVALVEYKTGKVKPENLAQKLTLGGFPSEVRTLAQEQDWQKIKETQQQAEEKLQIYQLASAVILLIFSTIGHLHHLGIHYLHPLTNIWFHWALATLALLIPGREILLNGWQGLWHRQPNMNSLIGIGTVSAYLASCVALVFPNLGWECFFDEPVMLLGFIFLGRVLESRARNKASEALSGLLSLRPPWARIIGKERENQDDGLKIPSNQVKPQEWVRVLEGEKFPVDGKIIRGETSVDESMLTGESIPVFKSEGDLVSAGTINVGGVVVVETTQSGLKTVLSQIISMVEEAQTRKAPVQKLADTVSGYFAYGIMTIALITFIFWYSWGTRVWSNILWELDSSALILSLKLAIDVLVIACPCALGLATPTAILVGTGVGAGQGLLIKGGDVLEQAQNLDMIVFDKTGTLTEGNLQLTEIVNFNQDDFSDSQLLQIAASLEINSNHPLAQALLRTAKSQQLEFLSTENICNYPSRGIRGDVDGNKNYYCGSESWLEEKGIVLDTKIKEHSTQLQTQGNTVIYLVQDDQPLALFAFADKLRPQAQTTINRLQEMGLNVVLLSGDQENVVRAIASKLSINTYYGGVLPQEKGELIRQLKQEYPEQVIAMVGDGVNDAPAMGEADFAIAMPQGSEIAVKTASVVLTRNKLSDIITAIKLSRQTLNKIKQNLFWALSYNLITIPIAAGILLPQYHILLNPATAGGFMALSSIIVVTNSLQLKKWTVDDK, encoded by the coding sequence ATGATAACCGTTCCTCAAACCAAAACCAGCGAAGAAAAAGCGAAATCCTTGGATACCCTTACCCTTGATGTGCAAGGGATGAAATGCGCTGGTTGTGTCAAAGCTGTTGAAAGACAAATTAACCAATATCCGGGGGTGATTTCCTCCACGGTTAATTTAATAACCGCCGTTGCCCTAGTGGAGTATAAAACAGGAAAAGTAAAACCCGAAAACTTGGCACAAAAACTGACTTTAGGAGGTTTTCCCAGTGAAGTTAGAACATTGGCACAGGAACAAGATTGGCAAAAGATAAAAGAAACACAACAACAAGCAGAAGAAAAACTGCAGATATATCAATTAGCTAGTGCAGTTATTCTCTTAATTTTTTCCACCATAGGGCATTTACACCATCTCGGTATTCACTATCTACACCCCCTGACTAATATTTGGTTTCATTGGGCTTTAGCTACCCTTGCCCTACTCATTCCCGGCAGAGAAATTTTGTTAAATGGTTGGCAGGGATTATGGCATCGTCAACCGAACATGAATAGTTTGATTGGCATTGGTACTGTGTCAGCATACCTTGCTAGTTGTGTGGCTTTAGTATTTCCCAATTTGGGTTGGGAGTGTTTTTTTGATGAACCCGTAATGTTATTGGGATTTATTTTTCTGGGGAGGGTATTGGAAAGTAGAGCCAGAAATAAAGCCTCCGAAGCCCTGTCTGGGTTGCTTAGTTTACGTCCCCCATGGGCTAGAATTATCGGTAAAGAAAGAGAAAATCAGGATGATGGTTTAAAAATACCCTCAAATCAAGTTAAACCCCAAGAGTGGGTAAGGGTATTGGAAGGGGAAAAATTCCCCGTGGATGGCAAAATTATTCGGGGTGAAACCTCTGTGGATGAGTCTATGTTGACGGGGGAATCGATTCCTGTGTTTAAATCTGAGGGGGATTTGGTATCGGCAGGGACGATTAATGTGGGGGGAGTGGTGGTGGTGGAAACCACCCAATCAGGATTAAAAACTGTGTTGAGTCAGATTATTTCCATGGTGGAAGAAGCTCAAACCAGAAAAGCCCCCGTACAAAAGTTGGCGGATACGGTATCAGGTTATTTTGCCTATGGTATTATGACGATCGCCCTTATAACCTTTATTTTTTGGTATAGTTGGGGAACAAGGGTATGGTCGAATATTCTCTGGGAATTAGACTCCTCGGCTCTAATTCTTAGTCTCAAACTAGCCATTGATGTGTTGGTAATAGCCTGTCCTTGCGCCCTCGGTTTGGCGACTCCTACGGCGATTTTAGTCGGTACGGGGGTAGGTGCCGGGCAAGGGTTACTCATCAAGGGGGGAGATGTACTCGAACAGGCTCAAAACCTTGATATGATTGTTTTTGACAAAACAGGTACCCTCACTGAAGGTAATTTACAATTAACAGAAATTGTTAATTTTAATCAGGACGATTTTTCCGACTCTCAACTGTTACAAATTGCCGCTAGTTTAGAAATTAACTCCAATCATCCCCTCGCTCAAGCCCTGTTAAGGACTGCCAAGTCTCAACAGTTAGAATTTTTGAGTACAGAAAATATTTGTAATTATCCTAGTAGGGGAATTAGGGGAGATGTGGATGGTAACAAAAATTATTATTGTGGCAGTGAGTCTTGGTTGGAGGAAAAGGGTATCGTTTTGGATACTAAAATAAAAGAACATTCTACTCAGTTACAAACACAGGGTAACACTGTTATTTACCTTGTCCAAGATGACCAACCCCTCGCTCTCTTTGCGTTTGCTGATAAGTTACGCCCCCAGGCCCAAACAACTATTAACCGTCTTCAAGAAATGGGTTTGAATGTTGTCTTGTTGAGTGGTGATCAAGAAAATGTCGTCAGGGCGATCGCCTCTAAGCTAAGTATAAATACTTATTATGGTGGTGTATTACCCCAAGAAAAAGGAGAGTTAATTAGACAACTCAAACAAGAATATCCTGAGCAAGTCATTGCCATGGTGGGAGATGGGGTAAATGATGCCCCCGCCATGGGTGAGGCAGACTTTGCCATCGCCATGCCCCAAGGTTCGGAAATAGCCGTCAAAACAGCCTCTGTGGTACTCACCAGAAACAAACTCAGCGATATTATTACCGCCATCAAACTAAGTCGACAAACCCTGAACAAAATCAAGCAAAATCTCTTTTGGGCATTAAGTTATAATCTGATTACCATACCCATAGCCGCAGGTATTTTATTACCCCAATATCATATACTACTCAACCCAGCCACCGCAGGGGGCTTTATGGCCCTAAGCTCTATTATTGTGGTGACAAACTCCCTACAACTGAAAAAATGGACAGTTGATGACAAATAG
- a CDS encoding Late competence development protein ComFB (PFAM: Late competence development protein ComFB~InterPro IPR019657~KEGG: npu:Npun_F4150 hypothetical protein~PFAM: Late competence development protein ComFB~SPTR: Putative uncharacterized protein), which yields MNINKIVEQALQSGYLTPTMEAEVGRLCETSAELSNEEYLALDKLMGALLTGEVVAMPRKQFINVMEELVVSEVIARVAEIETTSNRLLDVGDIAAYALNRLPPLYATTEEGASFQRERAKEELSDIINSQVEQAISLYLERPSFHPERQALNKGSQSHSVFEQVTKLLQSQAPNYES from the coding sequence ATGAATATTAATAAAATTGTTGAACAAGCCCTTCAAAGTGGTTATTTGACACCTACCATGGAAGCAGAAGTAGGTAGATTATGTGAAACCTCCGCCGAACTTTCTAACGAAGAATATTTAGCCCTAGACAAACTCATGGGAGCACTATTAACAGGGGAAGTGGTAGCAATGCCAAGGAAACAATTTATTAACGTTATGGAAGAATTAGTCGTGAGCGAAGTAATTGCCCGAGTCGCAGAGATAGAAACCACCAGCAATCGCCTTTTAGATGTGGGTGACATCGCCGCCTATGCCCTCAATCGTCTTCCTCCCCTTTACGCCACCACCGAAGAAGGAGCAAGTTTTCAAAGAGAAAGAGCCAAAGAAGAATTAAGCGATATTATTAATAGTCAGGTAGAACAAGCAATTTCCTTGTATTTAGAACGTCCTAGCTTCCACCCCGAAAGACAAGCCCTTAACAAAGGTTCTCAATCCCATAGCGTTTTTGAACAAGTTACCAAATTATTGCAATCCCAAGCCCCTAACTACGAATCATAA